Proteins co-encoded in one Brassica rapa cultivar Chiifu-401-42 chromosome A02, CAAS_Brap_v3.01, whole genome shotgun sequence genomic window:
- the LOC103848809 gene encoding COP1-interacting protein 7 isoform X6 — protein sequence MAFARAVAAGFQVDDMLPLISFAKSFGASRLMDACLKFMDLWKKKHESGQWLEIEATQPNISPKNASGTMLANAANMRRNSWPGTPENNNDVKSPTNVNKEHVQGQHPQPMYAPWPVHSPPGTFPVFQGYTMQGMPYYPYPSPYPSTDDSRRSSGQRKAKKHHSSCSEDSSGSEEDQGREKGKSGRRRKSGKVVIRNINYINSKKKDHSGTESDAEEGAIVVECYNVGKERETKGTEADTGDWQAFQTLLLQDADREERTVDHMMEKDRQGTWKYDDPLALDKREAEERYQERDTQNGTVTRRIRGSSDSFMVHQRENGFENPSDPLNLNGFDNPGNGLDKRSSSVNMDDDSYIVTREAGSSTRNALDIGPEISSYHQADGSERNKISYEPHDLSLMPERETEKLSAGYDPALDFVGSKALKKKNNKEAGVTKRDPTTRLSNDAADKRKASGVIRKGRPTKMSPLDEARARADKLRNFKADLLIIKKEKEEEERKRIEGLKIARQKRIAAKSNSTVVGQSQLSAQQTRKNLSNRFSPGAPRASKFSDTEPGSLSSPLQRRLPIRSASLGSNEPQKVPKNSKLSSGSKSTGNRLTRSISPLPPSKRENIASSNRLTRSTSPLPLYKRETRISLDSQNESVSRTRPKMGSAPSSAVRSLHMAGSRLTRSISPLPLSKRETRVSLDSQNKSVSRTRRLSEPKTGNNSAPGSAVRSLRTIASKKASDAPETKKISAIVNYDIAKIASLPELKIKAPKGPNNVLVKGAEKIKSSAFEIEPFGNKNKPLSQNAVDETPVIEKTVVMVLPSSARSISAAQTEESKLVPGYSTIYDCCPSAGADKKAVETMQESGNDLVLIRPETLSDLITETPKFLTVQNVVEKPYEAPHARVSSLEVPGNSVCSQAPGPSCHSNETAQETVKALAAEKKMSEALEKSQSKESATKGLRKLLKFGKKSRSSSTGKYHTKSNSAAAVSSNKDHESAVTAATTSEAFTLKNLISQDETPTAATASQKSSRHFSLLSPFKNKKRVS from the exons ATGGCATTTGCACGTGCCGTGGCAGCCGGTTTCCAAGTTGATGATATGCTTCCTCTTATATCTTTCGCCAAATCCTTTGGAGCCTCACGTTTGAT GGATGCCTGCTTAAAATTCATGGACTTGTGGAAGAAAAAGCACGAATCTGGTCAGTGGCTTGAAATCGAAGCAACACAGCCAAACATCTCTCCAAAGAACGCCTCAGGGACTATGTTGGCAAATGCTGCTAATATGCGTAGGAACTCGTGGCCTGGGACACCTGAAAATAATAATG atGTGAAGTCTCCTACAAATGTAAATAAAGAACATGTGCAAGGGCAGCATCCACAGCCTATGTATGCACCATGGCCAGTTCACTCTCCGCCCGGGACTTTTCCAGTGTTTCAAGGATATACAATGCAGGGCATGCCTTACTATCCATATCCATCACCCTATCCCTCTACGGATGATTCTAGGCGTAGCTCTGGCCAAAGAAAGGCTAAGAAACATCACTCATCTTGTAGCGAGGACTCCTCCGGATCAGAAGAAGATCAGGGCAGAGAGAAAGGAAAATCAGGTAGGAGAAGGAAATCAGGGAAGGTGGTGATTCGGAATATAAACTACATTAATTCGAAGAAGAAAGATCATTCAGGAACAGAATCTGATGCTGAAGAAGGGGCGATAGTAGTAGAATGTTACAATGTTGGtaaagagagagaaacaaaaggGACAGAGGCTGACACTGGGGATTGGCAGGCCTTTCAAACTTTATTGTTGCAAGATGCTGATAGAGAAGAACGTACCGTTGACCACATGATGGAGAAGGATAGGCAAGGTACATGGAAATATGATGATCCTTTGGCTCTTGACAAACGTGAAGCAGAAGAAAGATATCAAGAAAGGGATACTCAAAATGGAACTGTGACTCGTAGAATTAGGGGATCTAGTGACTCTTTTATGGTTCACCAGAGAGAAAATGGTTTTGAGAATCCTTCTGATCCTCTCAACTTGAATGGTTTTGATAATCCAGGGAATGGTCTGGATAAAAGATCATCATCAGTTAACATGGATGATGATTCTTATATTGTTACTCGGGAAGCTGGAAGCAGTACTCGAAATGCTTTAGACATTGGACCAGAGATCTCTTCGTACCACCAAGCTGATGGAAGTGAAAGAAACAAGATCAGTTATGAGCCTCATGATCTGAGTCTGATGCCAGAGCGAGAAACAGAGAAGTTATCAGCTGGCTATGATCCTGCACTAGATTTTGTTGGTTCCAAAGctttaaagaaaaagaataacAAGGAAGCTGGAGTTACAAAGAGAGATCCAACAACAAGACTGTCTAATGATGCTGCAGATAAGAGGAAGGCTTCAGGGGTAATACGGAAAGGAAGACCCACAAAGATGAGTCCTTTAGATGAAGCAAGAGCACGAGCTGATAAGCTTAGAAATTTCAAAGCTGATCTTCTGATCATCAAAAAGGAAAAG gaagaggaagagaggaAACGCATCGAAGGTCTGAAAATAGCAAGACAGAAGAGGATTGCTGCTAAAAGCAACTCAACTGTAGTAGGCCAGTCACAGTTATCTGCTCaacaaacaagaaaaaattTGTCAAACAGATTTTCTCCTGGCGCTCCTAGAGCCTCTAAGTTTAGCGACACAGAACCAGGATCATTATCATCACCTCTTCAACGCCGTCTTCCTATAAGAAGTGCTTCTTTAGGCTCAAATGAACCTCAGAAAGTTCCGAAGAATAGTAAACTGAGTTCTGGAAGTAAGTCAACAGGTAACAGGCTAACAAGATCAATATCACCGCTACCTCCATCTAAGAGAGAAAACATAGCATCAAGTAACAGGCTAACAAGGTCGACATCACCGTTACCTCTTTATAAGAGAGAAACCAGAATCAGTCTTGATAGTCAGAACGAGTCTGTTTCAAGGACAAGACCCAAAATGGGTAGTGCACCAAGTTCTGCAGTGAGGTCACTGCACATGGCAGGAAGTAGGCTAACAAGGTCGATATCACCATTACCTCTCTCTAAGAGAGAAACCAGAGTTAGTCTTGATAGTCAGAACAAGTCAGTTTCAAGGACAAGACGATTATCAGAACCTAAAACGGGTAATAATAGTGCACCAGGTTCTGCAGTGAGGTCACTGCGCACAATAGCATCCAAAAAAGCATCTGATGCTCCGGAGACAAAGAAAATATCTGCCATTGTTAACTATGATATAGCGAAAATCGCCTCTCTTCCAGAGCTGAAGATAAAAGCACCAAAAGGTCCTAACAATGTTCTAGTGAAAGGAGCAGAGAAAATTAAATCTTCAGCTTTTGAGATTGAACCATTTGGTAACAAGAACAAACCCTTGTCCCAAAATGCTGTTGATGAAACTCCAGTGATTGAGAAGACAGTGGTGATGGTGTTGCCAAGTTCAGCTCGAAGTATAAGTGCAGCTCAGACGGAGGAGTCCAAGTTAGTCCCTGGATACTCCACCATCTATGACTGTTGTCCTTCTGCAGGAGCTGATAAGAAAGCTGTTGAAACAATGCAGGAGAGTGGCAATGATCTGGTCTTA ATTAGACCGGAAACTCTGAGTGACTTGATAACAGAAACACCAAAGTTTCTGACAGTTCAAAATGTTGTTGAGAAACCATATGAAGCTCCCCATGCTCGGGTTTCTTCGTTAGAAGTTCCAGGTAACTCAGTGTGTTCCCAAGCACCTGGACCAAGCTGTCATTCAAATGAAACAGCGCAAGAAACTGTCAAAGCTCTTGCAGCGGAGAAGAAGATGAGTGAGGCCTTGGAGAAATCTCAATCAAAGGAGTCAGCAACAAAAGGGCTTAGAAAACTGTTGAAATTTGGAAAAAAGAGTCGGTCTTCGTCTACAGGTAAATACCATACCAAGTCTAATAGTGCTGCTGCTGTCAGTAGCAACAAGGATCATGAATCAGCTGTAACTGCTGCTACGACAAGTGAAG CTTTTACACTGAAGAATCTCATATCTCAAGATGAAACACCTACAGCAGCAACTGCTTCACAGAAAT CTTCTCGCCATTTTTCATTGCTCTCTCCCttcaagaacaagaagagaGTATCATGA
- the LOC103848809 gene encoding COP1-interacting protein 7 isoform X5: MQMREAIGIQHISEVALTVQVEDDNLRAKRAESTQECESGNRPLLKFNEEKAIVLYEPDSHPKQANTSDENSKVQVLKVLETRKKVLQKEQGMAFARAVAAGFQVDDMLPLISFAKSFGASRLMDACLKFMDLWKKKHESGQWLEIEATQPNISPKNASGTMLANAANMRRNSWPGTPENNNDVKSPTNVNKEHVQGQHPQPMYAPWPVHSPPGTFPVFQGYTMQGMPYYPYPSPYPSTDDSRRSSGQRKAKKHHSSCSEDSSGSEEDQGREKGKSGRRRKSGKVVIRNINYINSKKKDHSGTESDAEEGAIVVECYNVGKERETKGTEADTGDWQAFQTLLLQDADREERTVDHMMEKDRQGTWKYDDPLALDKREAEERYQERDTQNGTVTRRIRGSSDSFMVHQRENGFENPSDPLNLNGFDNPGNGLDKRSSSVNMDDDSYIVTREAGSSTRNALDIGPEISSYHQADGSERNKISYEPHDLSLMPERETEKLSAGYDPALDFVGSKALKKKNNKEAGVTKRDPTTRLSNDAADKRKASGVIRKGRPTKMSPLDEARARADKLRNFKADLLIIKKEKEEEERKRIEGLKIARQKRIAAKSNSTVVGQSQLSAQQTRKNLSNRFSPGAPRASKFSDTEPGSLSSPLQRRLPIRSASLGSNEPQKVPKNSKLSSGSKSTGNRLTRSISPLPPSKRENIASSNRLTRSTSPLPLYKRETRISLDSQNESVSRTRPKMGSAPSSAVRSLHMAGSRLTRSISPLPLSKRETRVSLDSQNKSVSRTRRLSEPKTGNNSAPGSAVRSLRTIASKKASDAPETKKISAIVNYDIAKIASLPELKIKAPKGPNNVLVKGAEKIKSSAFEIEPFGNKNKPLSQNAVDETPVIEKTVVMVLPSSARSISAAQTEESKLVPGYSTIYDCCPSAGADKKAVETMQESGNDLVLIRPETLSDLITETPKFLTVQNVVEKPYEAPHARVSSLEVPGNSVCSQAPGPSCHSNETAQETVKALAAEKKMSEALEKSQSKESATKGLRKLLKFGKKSRSSSTGKYHTKSNSAAAVSSNKDHESAVTAATTSEAFTLKNLISQDETPTAATASQKSSRHFSLLSPFKNKKRVS; the protein is encoded by the exons ATGCAGATGAGGGAAGCAATTGGTATCCAGCACATCTCTGAAGTAGCATTAACTGTT CAGGTGGAAGACGACAATCTACGAGCAAAAAGAGCAGAGAGTACACAAG AATGTGAATCAGGTAATAGGCCATTGCTAAAGTTCAACGAGGAGAAAGCCATTGTCCTTTACGAG CCAGATTCACATCCAAAGCAAGCAAACACATCAGATGAAAACTCTAA AGTTCAAGTTCTGAAAGTTCTGGAGACAAGGAAGAAAGTGTTGCAGAAAGAACAGGGAATGGCATTTGCACGTGCCGTGGCAGCCGGTTTCCAAGTTGATGATATGCTTCCTCTTATATCTTTCGCCAAATCCTTTGGAGCCTCACGTTTGAT GGATGCCTGCTTAAAATTCATGGACTTGTGGAAGAAAAAGCACGAATCTGGTCAGTGGCTTGAAATCGAAGCAACACAGCCAAACATCTCTCCAAAGAACGCCTCAGGGACTATGTTGGCAAATGCTGCTAATATGCGTAGGAACTCGTGGCCTGGGACACCTGAAAATAATAATG atGTGAAGTCTCCTACAAATGTAAATAAAGAACATGTGCAAGGGCAGCATCCACAGCCTATGTATGCACCATGGCCAGTTCACTCTCCGCCCGGGACTTTTCCAGTGTTTCAAGGATATACAATGCAGGGCATGCCTTACTATCCATATCCATCACCCTATCCCTCTACGGATGATTCTAGGCGTAGCTCTGGCCAAAGAAAGGCTAAGAAACATCACTCATCTTGTAGCGAGGACTCCTCCGGATCAGAAGAAGATCAGGGCAGAGAGAAAGGAAAATCAGGTAGGAGAAGGAAATCAGGGAAGGTGGTGATTCGGAATATAAACTACATTAATTCGAAGAAGAAAGATCATTCAGGAACAGAATCTGATGCTGAAGAAGGGGCGATAGTAGTAGAATGTTACAATGTTGGtaaagagagagaaacaaaaggGACAGAGGCTGACACTGGGGATTGGCAGGCCTTTCAAACTTTATTGTTGCAAGATGCTGATAGAGAAGAACGTACCGTTGACCACATGATGGAGAAGGATAGGCAAGGTACATGGAAATATGATGATCCTTTGGCTCTTGACAAACGTGAAGCAGAAGAAAGATATCAAGAAAGGGATACTCAAAATGGAACTGTGACTCGTAGAATTAGGGGATCTAGTGACTCTTTTATGGTTCACCAGAGAGAAAATGGTTTTGAGAATCCTTCTGATCCTCTCAACTTGAATGGTTTTGATAATCCAGGGAATGGTCTGGATAAAAGATCATCATCAGTTAACATGGATGATGATTCTTATATTGTTACTCGGGAAGCTGGAAGCAGTACTCGAAATGCTTTAGACATTGGACCAGAGATCTCTTCGTACCACCAAGCTGATGGAAGTGAAAGAAACAAGATCAGTTATGAGCCTCATGATCTGAGTCTGATGCCAGAGCGAGAAACAGAGAAGTTATCAGCTGGCTATGATCCTGCACTAGATTTTGTTGGTTCCAAAGctttaaagaaaaagaataacAAGGAAGCTGGAGTTACAAAGAGAGATCCAACAACAAGACTGTCTAATGATGCTGCAGATAAGAGGAAGGCTTCAGGGGTAATACGGAAAGGAAGACCCACAAAGATGAGTCCTTTAGATGAAGCAAGAGCACGAGCTGATAAGCTTAGAAATTTCAAAGCTGATCTTCTGATCATCAAAAAGGAAAAG gaagaggaagagaggaAACGCATCGAAGGTCTGAAAATAGCAAGACAGAAGAGGATTGCTGCTAAAAGCAACTCAACTGTAGTAGGCCAGTCACAGTTATCTGCTCaacaaacaagaaaaaattTGTCAAACAGATTTTCTCCTGGCGCTCCTAGAGCCTCTAAGTTTAGCGACACAGAACCAGGATCATTATCATCACCTCTTCAACGCCGTCTTCCTATAAGAAGTGCTTCTTTAGGCTCAAATGAACCTCAGAAAGTTCCGAAGAATAGTAAACTGAGTTCTGGAAGTAAGTCAACAGGTAACAGGCTAACAAGATCAATATCACCGCTACCTCCATCTAAGAGAGAAAACATAGCATCAAGTAACAGGCTAACAAGGTCGACATCACCGTTACCTCTTTATAAGAGAGAAACCAGAATCAGTCTTGATAGTCAGAACGAGTCTGTTTCAAGGACAAGACCCAAAATGGGTAGTGCACCAAGTTCTGCAGTGAGGTCACTGCACATGGCAGGAAGTAGGCTAACAAGGTCGATATCACCATTACCTCTCTCTAAGAGAGAAACCAGAGTTAGTCTTGATAGTCAGAACAAGTCAGTTTCAAGGACAAGACGATTATCAGAACCTAAAACGGGTAATAATAGTGCACCAGGTTCTGCAGTGAGGTCACTGCGCACAATAGCATCCAAAAAAGCATCTGATGCTCCGGAGACAAAGAAAATATCTGCCATTGTTAACTATGATATAGCGAAAATCGCCTCTCTTCCAGAGCTGAAGATAAAAGCACCAAAAGGTCCTAACAATGTTCTAGTGAAAGGAGCAGAGAAAATTAAATCTTCAGCTTTTGAGATTGAACCATTTGGTAACAAGAACAAACCCTTGTCCCAAAATGCTGTTGATGAAACTCCAGTGATTGAGAAGACAGTGGTGATGGTGTTGCCAAGTTCAGCTCGAAGTATAAGTGCAGCTCAGACGGAGGAGTCCAAGTTAGTCCCTGGATACTCCACCATCTATGACTGTTGTCCTTCTGCAGGAGCTGATAAGAAAGCTGTTGAAACAATGCAGGAGAGTGGCAATGATCTGGTCTTA ATTAGACCGGAAACTCTGAGTGACTTGATAACAGAAACACCAAAGTTTCTGACAGTTCAAAATGTTGTTGAGAAACCATATGAAGCTCCCCATGCTCGGGTTTCTTCGTTAGAAGTTCCAGGTAACTCAGTGTGTTCCCAAGCACCTGGACCAAGCTGTCATTCAAATGAAACAGCGCAAGAAACTGTCAAAGCTCTTGCAGCGGAGAAGAAGATGAGTGAGGCCTTGGAGAAATCTCAATCAAAGGAGTCAGCAACAAAAGGGCTTAGAAAACTGTTGAAATTTGGAAAAAAGAGTCGGTCTTCGTCTACAGGTAAATACCATACCAAGTCTAATAGTGCTGCTGCTGTCAGTAGCAACAAGGATCATGAATCAGCTGTAACTGCTGCTACGACAAGTGAAG CTTTTACACTGAAGAATCTCATATCTCAAGATGAAACACCTACAGCAGCAACTGCTTCACAGAAAT CTTCTCGCCATTTTTCATTGCTCTCTCCCttcaagaacaagaagagaGTATCATGA
- the LOC103848809 gene encoding COP1-interacting protein 7 isoform X4 translates to MKSSTRLDSVVFQLTPTRTRCDLLIIDNGKAEKIATGLLDPFLAHLKTAQDQVSKGGYSIVLKPKDSDNAAWFTKATIQRFVRFVSNPDVLERVYTLETEIMQMREAIGIQHISEVALTVVEDDNLRAKRAESTQGNRPLLKFNEEKAIVLYEPDSHPKQANTSDENSKVQVLKVLETRKKVLQKEQGMAFARAVAAGFQVDDMLPLISFAKSFGASRLMDACLKFMDLWKKKHESGQWLEIEATQPNISPKNASGTMLANAANMRRNSWPGTPENNNDVKSPTNVNKEHVQGQHPQPMYAPWPVHSPPGTFPVFQGYTMQGMPYYPYPSPYPSTDDSRRSSGQRKAKKHHSSCSEDSSGSEEDQGREKGKSGRRRKSGKVVIRNINYINSKKKDHSGTESDAEEGAIVVECYNVGKERETKGTEADTGDWQAFQTLLLQDADREERTVDHMMEKDRQGTWKYDDPLALDKREAEERYQERDTQNGTVTRRIRGSSDSFMVHQRENGFENPSDPLNLNGFDNPGNGLDKRSSSVNMDDDSYIVTREAGSSTRNALDIGPEISSYHQADGSERNKISYEPHDLSLMPERETEKLSAGYDPALDFVGSKALKKKNNKEAGVTKRDPTTRLSNDAADKRKASGVIRKGRPTKMSPLDEARARADKLRNFKADLLIIKKEKEEEERKRIEGLKIARQKRIAAKSNSTVVGQSQLSAQQTRKNLSNRFSPGAPRASKFSDTEPGSLSSPLQRRLPIRSASLGSNEPQKVPKNSKLSSGSKSTGNRLTRSISPLPPSKRENIASSNRLTRSTSPLPLYKRETRISLDSQNESVSRTRPKMGSAPSSAVRSLHMAGSRLTRSISPLPLSKRETRVSLDSQNKSVSRTRRLSEPKTGNNSAPGSAVRSLRTIASKKASDAPETKKISAIVNYDIAKIASLPELKIKAPKGPNNVLVKGAEKIKSSAFEIEPFGNKNKPLSQNAVDETPVIEKTVVMVLPSSARSISAAQTEESKLVPGYSTIYDCCPSAGADKKAVETMQESGNDLVLIRPETLSDLITETPKFLTVQNVVEKPYEAPHARVSSLEVPGNSVCSQAPGPSCHSNETAQETVKALAAEKKMSEALEKSQSKESATKGLRKLLKFGKKSRSSSTGKYHTKSNSAAAVSSNKDHESAVTAATTSEAFTLKNLISQDETPTAATASQKSSRHFSLLSPFKNKKRVS, encoded by the exons ATGAAATCTTCGACCAGGCTTGATTCAGTTGTGTTTCAGCTCACTCCCACTCGAACCCG GTGTGATCTGTTGATAATAGATAATGGAAAGGCTGAGAAGATAGCTACAGGGTTGCTTGATCCTTTTCTCGCTCACTTGAAGACTGCACAAGATCAAGTTTCTAAAGGTGGCTACTCCATTGTTCTCAAGCCTAAGGATAGTGACAATGCGGCTTGGTTCACTAAAGCAACAATTCAAAG GTTTGTTCGCTTTGTGAGCAATCCGGATGTCCTAGAACGTGTTTACACTTTAGAAACTGAGATCATGCAGATGAGGGAAGCAATTGGTATCCAGCACATCTCTGAAGTAGCATTAACTGTT GTGGAAGACGACAATCTACGAGCAAAAAGAGCAGAGAGTACACAAG GTAATAGGCCATTGCTAAAGTTCAACGAGGAGAAAGCCATTGTCCTTTACGAG CCAGATTCACATCCAAAGCAAGCAAACACATCAGATGAAAACTCTAA AGTTCAAGTTCTGAAAGTTCTGGAGACAAGGAAGAAAGTGTTGCAGAAAGAACAGGGAATGGCATTTGCACGTGCCGTGGCAGCCGGTTTCCAAGTTGATGATATGCTTCCTCTTATATCTTTCGCCAAATCCTTTGGAGCCTCACGTTTGAT GGATGCCTGCTTAAAATTCATGGACTTGTGGAAGAAAAAGCACGAATCTGGTCAGTGGCTTGAAATCGAAGCAACACAGCCAAACATCTCTCCAAAGAACGCCTCAGGGACTATGTTGGCAAATGCTGCTAATATGCGTAGGAACTCGTGGCCTGGGACACCTGAAAATAATAATG atGTGAAGTCTCCTACAAATGTAAATAAAGAACATGTGCAAGGGCAGCATCCACAGCCTATGTATGCACCATGGCCAGTTCACTCTCCGCCCGGGACTTTTCCAGTGTTTCAAGGATATACAATGCAGGGCATGCCTTACTATCCATATCCATCACCCTATCCCTCTACGGATGATTCTAGGCGTAGCTCTGGCCAAAGAAAGGCTAAGAAACATCACTCATCTTGTAGCGAGGACTCCTCCGGATCAGAAGAAGATCAGGGCAGAGAGAAAGGAAAATCAGGTAGGAGAAGGAAATCAGGGAAGGTGGTGATTCGGAATATAAACTACATTAATTCGAAGAAGAAAGATCATTCAGGAACAGAATCTGATGCTGAAGAAGGGGCGATAGTAGTAGAATGTTACAATGTTGGtaaagagagagaaacaaaaggGACAGAGGCTGACACTGGGGATTGGCAGGCCTTTCAAACTTTATTGTTGCAAGATGCTGATAGAGAAGAACGTACCGTTGACCACATGATGGAGAAGGATAGGCAAGGTACATGGAAATATGATGATCCTTTGGCTCTTGACAAACGTGAAGCAGAAGAAAGATATCAAGAAAGGGATACTCAAAATGGAACTGTGACTCGTAGAATTAGGGGATCTAGTGACTCTTTTATGGTTCACCAGAGAGAAAATGGTTTTGAGAATCCTTCTGATCCTCTCAACTTGAATGGTTTTGATAATCCAGGGAATGGTCTGGATAAAAGATCATCATCAGTTAACATGGATGATGATTCTTATATTGTTACTCGGGAAGCTGGAAGCAGTACTCGAAATGCTTTAGACATTGGACCAGAGATCTCTTCGTACCACCAAGCTGATGGAAGTGAAAGAAACAAGATCAGTTATGAGCCTCATGATCTGAGTCTGATGCCAGAGCGAGAAACAGAGAAGTTATCAGCTGGCTATGATCCTGCACTAGATTTTGTTGGTTCCAAAGctttaaagaaaaagaataacAAGGAAGCTGGAGTTACAAAGAGAGATCCAACAACAAGACTGTCTAATGATGCTGCAGATAAGAGGAAGGCTTCAGGGGTAATACGGAAAGGAAGACCCACAAAGATGAGTCCTTTAGATGAAGCAAGAGCACGAGCTGATAAGCTTAGAAATTTCAAAGCTGATCTTCTGATCATCAAAAAGGAAAAG gaagaggaagagaggaAACGCATCGAAGGTCTGAAAATAGCAAGACAGAAGAGGATTGCTGCTAAAAGCAACTCAACTGTAGTAGGCCAGTCACAGTTATCTGCTCaacaaacaagaaaaaattTGTCAAACAGATTTTCTCCTGGCGCTCCTAGAGCCTCTAAGTTTAGCGACACAGAACCAGGATCATTATCATCACCTCTTCAACGCCGTCTTCCTATAAGAAGTGCTTCTTTAGGCTCAAATGAACCTCAGAAAGTTCCGAAGAATAGTAAACTGAGTTCTGGAAGTAAGTCAACAGGTAACAGGCTAACAAGATCAATATCACCGCTACCTCCATCTAAGAGAGAAAACATAGCATCAAGTAACAGGCTAACAAGGTCGACATCACCGTTACCTCTTTATAAGAGAGAAACCAGAATCAGTCTTGATAGTCAGAACGAGTCTGTTTCAAGGACAAGACCCAAAATGGGTAGTGCACCAAGTTCTGCAGTGAGGTCACTGCACATGGCAGGAAGTAGGCTAACAAGGTCGATATCACCATTACCTCTCTCTAAGAGAGAAACCAGAGTTAGTCTTGATAGTCAGAACAAGTCAGTTTCAAGGACAAGACGATTATCAGAACCTAAAACGGGTAATAATAGTGCACCAGGTTCTGCAGTGAGGTCACTGCGCACAATAGCATCCAAAAAAGCATCTGATGCTCCGGAGACAAAGAAAATATCTGCCATTGTTAACTATGATATAGCGAAAATCGCCTCTCTTCCAGAGCTGAAGATAAAAGCACCAAAAGGTCCTAACAATGTTCTAGTGAAAGGAGCAGAGAAAATTAAATCTTCAGCTTTTGAGATTGAACCATTTGGTAACAAGAACAAACCCTTGTCCCAAAATGCTGTTGATGAAACTCCAGTGATTGAGAAGACAGTGGTGATGGTGTTGCCAAGTTCAGCTCGAAGTATAAGTGCAGCTCAGACGGAGGAGTCCAAGTTAGTCCCTGGATACTCCACCATCTATGACTGTTGTCCTTCTGCAGGAGCTGATAAGAAAGCTGTTGAAACAATGCAGGAGAGTGGCAATGATCTGGTCTTA ATTAGACCGGAAACTCTGAGTGACTTGATAACAGAAACACCAAAGTTTCTGACAGTTCAAAATGTTGTTGAGAAACCATATGAAGCTCCCCATGCTCGGGTTTCTTCGTTAGAAGTTCCAGGTAACTCAGTGTGTTCCCAAGCACCTGGACCAAGCTGTCATTCAAATGAAACAGCGCAAGAAACTGTCAAAGCTCTTGCAGCGGAGAAGAAGATGAGTGAGGCCTTGGAGAAATCTCAATCAAAGGAGTCAGCAACAAAAGGGCTTAGAAAACTGTTGAAATTTGGAAAAAAGAGTCGGTCTTCGTCTACAGGTAAATACCATACCAAGTCTAATAGTGCTGCTGCTGTCAGTAGCAACAAGGATCATGAATCAGCTGTAACTGCTGCTACGACAAGTGAAG CTTTTACACTGAAGAATCTCATATCTCAAGATGAAACACCTACAGCAGCAACTGCTTCACAGAAAT CTTCTCGCCATTTTTCATTGCTCTCTCCCttcaagaacaagaagagaGTATCATGA